One genomic region from Rosa rugosa chromosome 1, drRosRugo1.1, whole genome shotgun sequence encodes:
- the LOC133727113 gene encoding transcription factor TCP10-like, with product MDRRVQLAAHTAIQFYDMQDRLGYDRPSKAVDWLIKKSKAAIDELDELPPWNPNSIFVQTTSSLTVGISAAQDKQNASLHFSMVEALSSLSANRRGAMVGSSGVAELVNQNSSNFLQARIV from the coding sequence ATGGACCGCCGCGTCCAGCTCgccgcccacaccgccattcaattctacgacatgcaggaccggctCGGATACGACCGGCCCAGCAAGGCCGTCGATTGGCTCATCAAGAAATCCAAGGCCGCAATCGACGAGCTCGACGAGCTTCCGCCGTGGAACCCGAACTCAATTTTTGTTCAGACAACATCTTCTCTGACGGTGGGgatatccgccgcgcaggacaAGCAGAACGCGAGCCTCCATTTCTCGATGGTAGAGGCTCTGAGTTCTTTGTCTGCTAATCGGCGAGGtgcaatggtgggtagcagcggagtggcaGAGCTGGTGAATcagaacagctcgaattttctgcaggCGAGGATAGTGTGa
- the LOC133710816 gene encoding potassium channel AKT1 has product MAFTGVSMCGQEQLDLSRDGSHYSLSTGILPSLGARSSNRRVKLGRFIVSPYDRRYRIWETFLVVLVIYTAWVSPFEFGFLNKPQGPLSIIDNIVNGFFAIDIVLTFFVAYLDKATYLLVDDQKKIAWKYASTWLIFDVISTIPTELARKISPKPFRSYGFFNMLRLWRLRRVSALFSRLEKDRNYNYFWVRCAKLICVTLFAVHCAGCFYYLLAARYRDPKNTWIGKTMEDFLHQSLWIRYVTTVYWSITTLTTVGYGDLHPVNTREMIFDIFYMLFNLGLTSYLIGNMTNLVVHGTSRTRKFRDTIQAASSFAQRNQLPVRLQDQMLAHLCLKFRTDAEGLQQQETLDSLPKAIRSSISHYLFYSLVDKVYLFHGVSNDLLFQLVSEMKAEYFPPKEDVILQNEAPTDFYILVTGAADLVVLKNGVEQVIGEAKTGDLIGEIGVLCYRPQLFTVRTKRLSQLLRLNRTTFLSIVQANVGDGTIIMNNLLQHLKEVKDPYMEGVLLETENMLARGRLDLPLSLCFAAIRGDDLLLHQLLRRGLDPNESDNNGRTALHIAASQGSENCVLLLLDYGALPNSRDSEGNVPLWEAIQNDHESIAKLLVDNGATLNAGDVGHFACTAAEQNRLDLLNEIVQHGGDVTAPRSNGTTALHVAVSEDNIEIVKFLLDKGADIDKPDLHGWTARALAEQQGHEEIKNLFESSKQPKVQSVITIPTERKTGIRFLGRFTSEPNIHPPSQGGAFLVADGGSWGRSRPRRRTNNFHNSLFGMMSAAHTGEKDLFFSSVRETVETTPKGIGSNPNPARVTISFPEKGEVSGKLVLLPASFEELLEVGAKKFGFTPAKVLSKDGGAEIDDIEVIRDGDHLIFVSGQDERQECNSEDAPTKKDV; this is encoded by the exons ATGGCGTTTACTGGTGTTTCAATGTGCGGCCAAGAGCAGCTAGACTTGTCCAGAGACGGCAGCCACTACAGTCTCTCCACCGGAATACTGCCGTCGCTCGGCGCCAGGTCTAGTAATCGGAGAGTCAAGCTCGGCCGGTTTATTGTTTCGCCTTACGACCGGCGATACAG AATTTGGGAGACATTTCTTGTTGTTCTGGTCATCTACACTGCTTGGGTCTCCCCCTTCGAATTTGGCTTTCTTAACAAGCCACAGGGACCACTCTCCATTATTGACAATATTGTCAATGGCTTCTTTGCTATAGATATTGTTCTTACATTCTTTGTGGCTTACCTGGATAAGGCTACATATCTACTTGTTGACGATCAAAAGAAGATTGCTTGGAAGTACGCAAGTACGTGGTTGATCTTTGATGTCATATCCACAATTCCTACTGAACTTGCTAGGAAGATTTCCCCTAAACCTTTCCGGTCATATGGCTTTTTCAACATGCTCCGTCTTTGGCGTCTTAGAAGAGTTAGTGCTCTATTTTCCAG ATTGGAGAAAGATAGGAACTATAATTACTTTTGGGTTCGTTGTGCAAAACTTATTTGT GTCACCCTGTTTGCGGTTCACTGTGCTGGATGCTTCTATTACCTTCTTGCAGCCCGTTACCGTGACCCCAAGAACACATGGATTGGAAAAACAATGGAagattttcttcatcaaagtctGTGGATTCGATATGTGACTACAGTTTATTGGTCTATCACTACACTCACAACCGTTGGCTACGGAGATTTGCATCCTGTCAATACAAGGGAGATGATCTTTGACATATTCTACATGCTTTTCAACCTTGGCTTGACATCATACTTGATTGGAAATATGACCAACTTGGTTGTCCATGGGACCAGTCGAACACGAAAATTT agggATACCATACAAGCTGCCTCCAGTTTTGCACAAAGGAACCAACTGCCTGTTCGCCTGCAGGATCAGATGCTTGCCCACTTGTGTCTGAAGTTCAGGACAGATGCAGAGGGACTCCAGCAACAAGAGACTCTTGATTCACTTCCGAAAGCCATACGCTCAAGTATTTCACATTATCTGTTTTACTCTCTTGTCGATAAGGTGTACTTGTTTCATGGTGTTTCAAATGACTTGCTTTTTCAGTTG GTCTCAGAGATGAAAGCTGAGTATTTTCCTCCCAAAGAAGATGTAATATTGCAGAATGAAGCACCTACAGATTTCTACATACTTGTCACTGGTGCTGCG GATTTAGTGGTCCTCAAGAATGGAGTTGAACAG GTCATTGGTGAGGCAAAAACTGGTGATCTTATTGGTGAAATTGGGGTACTCTGTTATAGGCCACAGCTTTTTACCGTTAGGACCAAAAGATTGAGTCAGCTACTCCGGCTGAACCGAACTACATTCTTAAGCATAGTTCAAGCTAATGTTGGGGATGGAACTATAATAATGAATAACCTCCTCCAG CATTTGAAAGAGGTCAAGGATCCATATATGGAGGGAGTTTTGCTGGAGACTGAGAACATGCTAGCACGTGGTAGACTGGATCTACCTCTCAGTCTATGCTTTGCAGCAATTAGAGGAGATGACTTGCTGTTGCATCAGTTGTTGAGACGGGGTTTGGATCCAAATGAATCAGACAATAATGGCAGAACAGCTCTG CATATAGCTGCATCCCAAGGAAGTGAGAACTGTGTGCTTCTACTATTGGACTATGGAGCACTTCCTAACAGTAGAG ACTCGGAGGGAAATGTACCACTTTGGGAGGCAATACAGAACGATCATGAATCGATTGCCAAACTGCTGGTGGACAACGGTGCAACTTTGAATGCTGGGGATGTTGGTCACTTTGCTTGCACTGCTGCTGAGCAAAACAGGTTGGACTTGCTCAATGAAATAGTTCAACATGGAGGAGATGTCACAGCTCCTAGAAGCAATGGAACCACAGCTCTCCATGTTGCAGTGTCCGAAGACAACATTGAAATTGTGAAATTCCTTTTGGACAAAGGGGCAGATATTGACAAACCAGACCTCCATGGCTGGACCGCGAGAGCTCTAGCCGAGCAACAAGGACATGAAGAGATAAAGAACCTTTTTGAATCTAGTAAACAGCCTAAAGTTCAATCTGTTATCACCATTCCTACTGAGCGAAAGACTGGAATTCGCTTCCTTGGGAGATTTACAAGCGAGCCAAATATCCATCCTCCCTCCCAGGGAGGCGCATTTCTAGTAGCAGATGGGGGATCATGGGGCCGAAGCCGCCCAAGGCGTAGGACTAACAACTTCCACAACTCACTTTTTGGGATGATGTCAGCTGCACACACAGGGGAGAAGGATTTGTTCTTCTCCTCAGTTAGGGAGACCGTCGAAACCACTCCTAAGGGTATTGGGAGTAATCCTAACCCTGCTAGAGTGACAATTAGTTTCCCTGAAAAGGGTGAGGTTTCAGGGAAACTTGTATTACTTCCTGCCAGTTTTGAGGAGTTACTCGAGGTTGGTGCTAAGAAATTCGGTTTCACTCCGGCTAAAGTTCTGAGCAAAGATGGAGGAGCTGAAATTGACGATATAGAGGTGATTAGAGATGGTGATCATCTTATATTTGTCAGTGGCCAAGATGAACGTCAAGAATGTAATAGCGAAGATGCTCCGACTAAAAAAGATGTGTAG